The DNA region caCGACCGACGTGTGGGTGAGGAAGATGCTCTGGGCGATAAGGTCGGCAAGAGCAGGCCGCGAAGGGGACCACAGGAGCGGGGGCAGCAAATGTCGTGCGCGGCGTAGTCGGTAGTGGTGAAGGATGGGAGCTAGCGAGATGGTACGGAGGAGGTGGTTCGTCTGCTGCGAGTTTAGCCGACGTAGGCAGTGAAcagtgacgatgacggtgaAGGAAGCCGTTGGTGATGCTCGGATTGGTCTGAACTTACCCTGGAGGCAGCGAGGAGGTCATTGACGTCGAGAAAGTCAAGGACCTGGAGGAGTATCTCGTTTGGCAGCTGGTCGAGGCAGGGCGGAGCGGCGTAAACAAGGCTGCGGTCGTGGGCCGCAGCCCAGGCCTGCTCCcagtcgccggcctcgtcgtcggcttcgcgACGCGTATCTTCTTTCTGGCACGAGAGTTGGGCATCGATAGCCGTAGGCCACGTCCCTGCCAACTCATCGCCTCttccgccgctggcgccgacgccgagcggctCTATGTCATCGCAGCCGCGCGAACCGTCGTTGTCGCGAGCGGGCGTCGGCTGCGAGGCTGGAACATGGTAGTGCTGCGCGATGCGCTGGCCCGACCACGAGGCCGCGTCGGGACCCTTGCCCGGGCCCATAtcagggggggggaggaaagggggaggggggggggggtgtgtGTCGGAATCAAGGACGTCACGGAGTAGCCGAGAATAGCAAGACGAGCCGGCAAGGCTCACCGGTTTTTACCCTACTACTAACCGA from Purpureocillium takamizusanense chromosome 3, complete sequence includes:
- a CDS encoding uncharacterized protein (COG:S~EggNog:ENOG503P7CU) translates to MGPGKGPDAASWSGQRIAQHYHVPASQPTPARDNDGSRGCDDIEPLGVGASGGRGDELAGTWPTAIDAQLSCQKEDTRREADDEAGDWEQAWAAAHDRSLVYAAPPCLDQLPNEILLQVLDFLDVNDLLAASRTNHLLRTISLAPILHHYRLRRARHLLPPLLWSPSRPALADLIAQSIFLTHTSVVSRRLARSLVSIRLSRRLASRPSPETLVERAVIPRECVPGMAPVLVSPAIAARRRDVERERVKDGLRRWIAAKWRGEVREREEGVRRMDESRGVGRVWRLTRFWERVGRGEDRIAA